From a single Candidatus Krumholzibacteriia bacterium genomic region:
- a CDS encoding TCR/Tet family MFS transporter, producing MSPRRPGKHSIVFVAVTVLLDTIGFGLIVPVLPSLLVQLTGESVNRAAIYGGYLAFTYAAIQFICAPVLGSLSDRFGRRPVLLSAVGALGIDYIVMGLAPTFGWLFLGRAIAGIAGASFTPAYAYVADISPRERRAQSFGIVSASFGIGFILGPALGGLLGGLGTRAPFFAAAALSLLNFLYGWFVLPESLAPERRRRFDWKRANPLGMLLQMRKHTLVGGLLAALFCWMLGHQVMPATWAYYTKFRYGWSEAMIGASLALAGALMATSQATLLRKLVPRWGERRTALTGIAFATLGYLGYGTATAGWMMLAWLSTWLLGAMVMPSTNALMSHRIPHDAQGELQGAVASLFSLSSILGPPLMTQLFGRFSASGAPLQVPGAAFFAAAALAGIAFCIYGITTRRAVALTREPDRAWTEAAEAAVVESTVGEAVAGETAAPEAPGS from the coding sequence TTGAGCCCCAGACGTCCGGGCAAGCACTCCATCGTCTTCGTCGCTGTCACCGTTCTCCTCGACACCATCGGTTTCGGTCTCATCGTACCGGTTCTGCCATCGCTGCTCGTGCAGTTGACCGGCGAGAGCGTCAATCGTGCCGCGATTTACGGTGGCTACCTGGCGTTCACGTACGCCGCGATCCAGTTCATCTGCGCCCCGGTGCTCGGTAGTCTTTCGGACCGTTTCGGGCGCCGCCCCGTCTTGCTGAGCGCAGTCGGCGCCCTTGGGATCGACTACATCGTGATGGGCCTCGCGCCGACGTTCGGCTGGCTGTTCCTCGGACGCGCCATCGCGGGGATCGCAGGTGCGTCTTTCACACCCGCGTACGCTTACGTGGCGGACATCAGCCCGCGCGAGAGACGCGCCCAGAGCTTCGGCATAGTGAGCGCGTCGTTCGGGATCGGCTTCATCCTCGGCCCGGCGCTCGGGGGGCTCCTGGGTGGCCTCGGCACGCGGGCTCCCTTCTTCGCCGCCGCGGCGCTCTCGCTCCTCAACTTCCTGTACGGCTGGTTCGTTCTTCCGGAATCCTTGGCGCCCGAAAGGCGCCGCCGCTTCGATTGGAAGCGCGCCAATCCGCTCGGTATGCTCCTGCAAATGCGCAAGCACACGCTCGTAGGCGGGCTGCTGGCAGCGCTCTTCTGCTGGATGCTGGGACATCAGGTGATGCCCGCCACCTGGGCCTATTACACCAAGTTCCGGTACGGTTGGTCGGAAGCCATGATCGGCGCTTCCCTGGCGCTCGCCGGCGCGCTCATGGCCACGAGCCAAGCGACCTTGCTGCGGAAGCTCGTGCCGCGTTGGGGCGAGCGGCGTACGGCGCTGACCGGCATCGCGTTCGCAACCTTGGGCTATTTGGGCTACGGCACGGCGACCGCGGGTTGGATGATGTTGGCCTGGCTCTCGACGTGGCTCTTAGGGGCGATGGTGATGCCGAGCACGAACGCTCTCATGTCGCACCGCATCCCGCACGATGCGCAGGGGGAGCTGCAGGGCGCGGTTGCGAGCCTCTTTTCGCTCAGCTCGATCCTCGGGCCGCCGCTCATGACGCAGCTCTTCGGGCGCTTCTCGGCGTCGGGCGCTCCCTTGCAGGTTCCGGGTGCGGCGTTTTTCGCCGCCGCGGCACTCGCCGGCATCGCGTTTTGTATCTATGGGATCACGACGCGCCGGGCTGTGGCCCTGACGCGAGAGCCCGACCGAGCCTGGACTGAAGCGGCGGAAGCGGCGGTGGTCGAGAGCACGGTCGGCGAAGCGGTGGCGGGAGAAACGGCGGCACCCGAGGCGCCCGGTTCCTGA
- a CDS encoding prolyl oligopeptidase family serine peptidase, whose translation MAQAATPADPYLWLEDVTGEKALAWVEARNAESTGELANSEAFKKMNARILEILDSDAKIPFVDKIGAYYYNFWKDKQHERGVWRRTTLAEYRKAEPAWETVIDLDALGKAENENWVWHEGEPLPPDYTRALVSLSRGGADADVVREFDLKTKQFIPDGFRLPESKSDSNWLDRETLYVGVAFDSTTMTTSGYPRVVKEWKRGTPLEKAPIVYEGQKEDVGVGALRDHTPGFERDFVYRWLTFYTNELYLRRNGKLLKIEKPDHADATVHREWLLLTLREDWTVNGKTWPAGALLATRFEDFLAGKRDFQMLFEPSERKSLASYATTRNTILLNELDNVKNRLYVLRPDGNTWSRKPIPGLPDFGSIKETVEDSYDSDAFFLTITDFVSPTGYYYGAAGGSAPEKLKQTPAFFVAEGLVVTQHEAVSADGTHIPYFLVAPKNLRADGTAPTLLNGYGGFEVAEMPTYSGTRGSSWLEKGGVFALANIRGGGEFGPKWHQAAVKAGRHRCYEDFAAVAKDLIATKVTSPEHLACIGGSNGGLLVGNMLTQYPDLFRAIVCQVPLLDMQRYHKLLAGASWMGEYGDPGVPAEWEFIRTFSPYQNVKKEVKYPRTLFTTSTRDDRVHPGHARKMVAKMKDQGHDVLYYENIEGGHGGAATNKQSAYMWALAYTFLWQELQPSRSP comes from the coding sequence ATGGCGCAAGCCGCGACGCCGGCGGATCCCTATCTCTGGCTCGAAGACGTCACCGGGGAGAAGGCCCTGGCCTGGGTCGAGGCGCGGAACGCCGAGAGCACCGGCGAGCTGGCGAACTCGGAGGCGTTCAAGAAAATGAACGCCCGCATCCTGGAGATCCTCGATTCCGACGCCAAGATCCCCTTCGTGGACAAGATCGGGGCCTACTACTACAACTTCTGGAAGGACAAGCAGCACGAGCGTGGCGTGTGGCGGCGCACCACCCTGGCTGAGTACCGCAAGGCCGAGCCCGCCTGGGAGACCGTAATCGACCTCGATGCGCTGGGGAAGGCGGAGAACGAGAACTGGGTGTGGCACGAGGGAGAGCCCTTGCCGCCCGACTACACCCGAGCGCTCGTGTCGCTCTCCCGCGGCGGCGCCGACGCCGACGTGGTGCGCGAGTTCGATCTGAAGACGAAGCAGTTCATCCCGGACGGCTTCCGGCTGCCCGAGTCGAAGAGCGACAGCAATTGGCTCGACCGGGAAACGCTCTACGTCGGCGTCGCTTTCGACTCGACGACGATGACCACGTCCGGGTATCCACGGGTCGTCAAGGAGTGGAAGCGCGGCACCCCGCTCGAGAAGGCCCCGATCGTCTACGAGGGCCAGAAAGAGGACGTGGGCGTCGGTGCCCTCCGCGACCACACTCCGGGGTTCGAGCGGGACTTCGTCTACCGCTGGCTCACCTTCTACACCAATGAGCTCTACCTGCGCCGCAACGGCAAGCTGCTCAAGATCGAGAAGCCCGACCATGCGGACGCCACGGTGCACCGGGAATGGCTGCTGCTCACGCTCCGTGAAGATTGGACCGTGAACGGGAAGACCTGGCCCGCCGGCGCCCTGCTGGCCACGCGGTTCGAGGACTTCCTCGCCGGCAAGCGGGACTTCCAGATGCTGTTCGAGCCGTCGGAGCGCAAATCGCTGGCGAGCTACGCCACCACCCGCAACACCATCCTTTTGAACGAGCTCGACAACGTCAAGAACCGACTCTACGTGCTGCGTCCCGACGGCAACACGTGGTCGCGCAAGCCCATCCCTGGTTTGCCGGATTTCGGCAGCATCAAAGAGACCGTCGAAGACTCGTACGATAGCGACGCCTTCTTCCTCACCATCACCGACTTCGTCTCCCCCACCGGTTACTACTACGGCGCCGCCGGCGGGAGTGCGCCAGAGAAGCTGAAGCAGACGCCGGCGTTCTTTGTTGCCGAGGGCTTGGTCGTCACCCAGCACGAGGCGGTTTCCGCCGACGGCACGCACATTCCCTATTTCCTCGTGGCGCCCAAGAACCTACGGGCCGACGGCACGGCCCCCACGCTCCTCAACGGTTACGGCGGCTTCGAGGTCGCCGAGATGCCCACGTACAGCGGCACGCGCGGCTCCTCCTGGCTGGAGAAGGGCGGCGTCTTCGCCCTCGCCAACATCCGGGGTGGCGGTGAGTTCGGCCCCAAGTGGCATCAGGCCGCGGTCAAGGCGGGCCGGCACAGGTGCTACGAAGACTTCGCGGCCGTCGCCAAGGATCTCATCGCGACCAAGGTCACCAGTCCGGAACACCTCGCCTGCATCGGTGGCTCGAACGGTGGCCTGCTGGTGGGCAACATGCTCACGCAGTACCCCGATCTCTTCCGCGCCATCGTCTGCCAGGTGCCGCTCCTGGACATGCAGCGTTATCACAAGCTGCTCGCCGGAGCCTCGTGGATGGGCGAGTACGGCGACCCTGGCGTCCCGGCGGAATGGGAGTTCATCCGCACCTTCTCGCCGTACCAGAACGTTAAAAAAGAGGTGAAGTATCCGCGCACGCTCTTCACCACCTCGACGCGGGACGACCGTGTGCACCCTGGCCACGCCCGCAAGATGGTGGCGAAGATGAAGGACCAGGGCCACGATGTCCTCTACTACGAGAACATCGAGGGCGGCCACGGCGGTGCGGCCACCAACAAGCAGTCGGCCTACATGTGGGCCCTGGCCTACACCTTCCTCTGGCAGGAGCTGCAGC